One region of Peribacillus simplex genomic DNA includes:
- a CDS encoding NAD(P)H-dependent oxidoreductase codes for MKIYVVYDSEGNHTKALAESIAQGAAAVPGAEVLIDHVNEADVYKLPEMDAIIWGCPGHFGTISSSLKTWIDKLGYLWAEGALINKVGAVFCTTATIHGGLEATMLNLITPMLHQGMIIVGLPGTVPENALYGSYYGVGISCPPGVDDNITKNDLQLGEALGKRVAHVTRSFTNEL; via the coding sequence ATGAAGATCTATGTTGTATATGACAGTGAAGGAAACCATACGAAGGCACTTGCCGAATCAATAGCTCAAGGTGCCGCTGCGGTTCCTGGGGCTGAGGTACTCATTGACCATGTAAACGAGGCGGATGTCTATAAGCTTCCGGAAATGGACGCCATCATTTGGGGCTGTCCGGGTCATTTCGGCACCATCAGTTCGAGCTTGAAAACGTGGATTGATAAACTTGGATATCTATGGGCAGAAGGTGCGCTGATCAATAAAGTGGGTGCTGTGTTCTGTACGACTGCCACCATACATGGCGGGCTTGAGGCTACCATGCTGAACTTAATCACCCCTATGCTTCATCAAGGCATGATCATTGTCGGTTTACCCGGTACGGTCCCGGAAAACGCCTTATATGGTTCCTACTATGGTGTAGGGATAAGCTGCCCTCCCGGTGTGGATGACAACATAACCAAAAATGACTTACAGCTTGGAGAAGCATTAGGAAAACGGGTAGCCCATGTCACCCGTTCATTCACAAACGAGCTCTAG
- a CDS encoding DHA2 family efflux MFS transporter permease subunit, with product MSVNENKGMKQFAPMLIILMLGLFMVILNQTLLSVAMPRMMAEFNVAATTIQWLSTGFMLVNGALIPLSAFLIERFGTRILFLAAMFLFTVGTFICGIAPNFPVILTGRLIQAAGGGILQPLVMTIILFIFPPEMRGKGMGIFGLAIMFAPAIGPTLSGWVIQEYSWRVMFYAMVPLGMIIMTLAFLSMRNVAEPKKIKLDLMGASLSLIGVASLLYGVSEAGSKGWTDSIVLGTIIIGLILLTLFVVQQLKSETPMLDFRVFKYDMFVLSNIISAIVTVAMFTGIFLLPIYLQTLRGFTPVQSGLLMLPGALVMMVMSPISGALFDKVGPRPLALVGLAITALTTFEFAKLTTETTYSTLVIIYAIRSLGMSLLMMPIMTAGMNQLPKHLNTHGTAMSNTLKQVTGAIGTSFVTTIYTTRASFHGTALGSEMSTSDPGFVQNFQTIVQSIMSSMNQTSEQAQETAMSLISSKIQGQANVMGINDAFFWATGFAIAGIVLSLFLRDVRKDKAIKLAKQEKLDVPLLPSPVKKSV from the coding sequence ATATCAGTAAATGAAAACAAGGGAATGAAACAGTTTGCCCCCATGTTAATTATCTTAATGCTAGGTTTGTTCATGGTCATTTTGAATCAAACCCTGCTTAGTGTCGCCATGCCGAGGATGATGGCCGAATTTAATGTAGCTGCGACTACGATTCAATGGTTATCAACTGGATTCATGCTCGTGAATGGGGCTTTGATTCCACTGTCCGCTTTTTTAATAGAACGGTTTGGCACGCGGATTTTATTCCTCGCAGCCATGTTTCTTTTCACCGTCGGGACATTCATCTGCGGCATCGCACCAAATTTCCCAGTCATCCTTACAGGTCGGCTGATTCAGGCGGCGGGCGGCGGGATTCTACAGCCATTGGTCATGACGATCATTCTTTTCATCTTCCCTCCTGAAATGCGCGGGAAAGGAATGGGAATCTTTGGACTGGCCATTATGTTTGCCCCTGCCATCGGACCGACCTTATCAGGTTGGGTCATTCAGGAATATAGCTGGCGGGTCATGTTCTACGCAATGGTGCCATTAGGCATGATTATCATGACACTTGCCTTTTTAAGTATGCGTAATGTAGCAGAACCCAAGAAAATCAAATTGGATTTGATGGGCGCCTCACTATCCTTGATAGGTGTTGCATCGTTACTATACGGTGTCAGTGAAGCAGGATCCAAAGGCTGGACGGATTCCATCGTTCTGGGAACCATCATCATTGGTCTTATCCTTCTGACCCTATTTGTGGTTCAACAGTTAAAATCGGAAACGCCTATGCTCGACTTCCGTGTATTTAAGTATGACATGTTCGTATTATCGAATATCATTTCCGCCATCGTTACAGTGGCCATGTTTACCGGGATATTCTTATTGCCTATATATTTACAGACTCTACGAGGATTCACACCAGTTCAATCCGGTCTATTGATGTTACCCGGGGCCCTTGTGATGATGGTGATGTCACCCATTTCAGGAGCGTTATTTGACAAGGTCGGGCCTCGTCCATTAGCACTTGTTGGTTTAGCGATTACTGCCCTTACAACCTTCGAGTTCGCAAAATTGACTACGGAAACCACCTATTCTACTTTGGTCATCATCTATGCCATCCGCTCACTTGGAATGTCTTTACTGATGATGCCAATCATGACAGCTGGGATGAATCAGCTTCCTAAGCATTTGAATACACATGGTACGGCAATGAGCAATACGCTGAAACAAGTTACCGGAGCCATTGGTACGAGCTTCGTGACGACCATTTATACAACCCGTGCTTCTTTCCATGGCACTGCTTTAGGATCTGAAATGAGTACAAGTGATCCTGGTTTTGTTCAGAATTTCCAAACAATCGTTCAATCCATCATGAGTTCGATGAATCAAACTAGTGAGCAGGCACAGGAGACTGCTATGTCGCTGATTTCTTCAAAAATCCAGGGTCAAGCAAATGTAATGGGAATCAATGATGCATTCTTTTGGGCAACAGGTTTTGCTATTGCCGGTATAGTTCTCTCACTGTTTTTGCGTGACGTTCGGAAAGACAAAGCAATAAAACTAGCTAAACAAGAAAAATTGGATGTACCTTTGCTGCCTTCGCCAGTAAAAAAATCGGTTTAA
- a CDS encoding HlyD family efflux transporter periplasmic adaptor subunit, protein MNRGRLVLINVIGLVIILAVVAGGAYYYYESTNFIKTDEAKVSGDLYTIVAPASGKLADWDLHEGDSVSKNDKVAYVTTLDGKEAVKTAAQGTIVKSQVHDEQLVQAGQTLAQTINMDDLSITANIEENKLKDIEKGDSVDIIIDGDPDTVFEGTLEQIGYATTSVFSVMGNQNNSGNYTKVTQKVPVKISIKAPSDKVLPGMNAEVKISTK, encoded by the coding sequence GTGAATAGAGGACGTTTAGTTTTAATCAATGTCATTGGTTTGGTTATTATATTAGCGGTAGTAGCCGGTGGGGCTTATTACTATTATGAAAGCACGAATTTCATTAAAACGGATGAAGCGAAAGTGTCAGGAGATCTATATACAATCGTTGCCCCCGCTTCCGGTAAATTAGCAGATTGGGACTTACACGAAGGAGACAGCGTCAGCAAGAATGACAAAGTTGCCTATGTAACCACCTTAGACGGAAAAGAAGCAGTAAAAACAGCAGCACAAGGTACAATCGTTAAATCACAAGTGCATGATGAGCAGCTAGTTCAAGCTGGTCAAACTCTTGCTCAGACTATCAATATGGATGATTTATCTATAACAGCTAATATTGAAGAAAATAAATTGAAGGATATTGAAAAAGGTGACAGCGTCGATATTATCATCGATGGAGATCCCGATACTGTTTTCGAAGGTACATTGGAACAGATCGGTTATGCTACAACGTCCGTCTTTTCAGTGATGGGCAATCAAAACAACAGCGGAAACTATACGAAAGTCACTCAAAAAGTACCTGTTAAAATTTCCATTAAAGCACCCTCCGATAAAGTTCTGCCTGGTATGAACGCAGAAGTGAAAATTTCAACAAAATAA
- a CDS encoding MarR family winged helix-turn-helix transcriptional regulator translates to MRRLDFKWEVTNSIEMQIFRIRKKLGAIVAKNLQPYGLTSPQFFILLILKKEGAIKSTQLADFLTVKPSAITVFVDKLVEMDYVKRQPSEKDRRVINLELKEAGQEILGRVLAEHNQLMGKNFNSFSEEELQDLLQKLDTIERAADQNLLDD, encoded by the coding sequence GTGAGAAGGCTGGATTTTAAATGGGAAGTAACCAATAGTATAGAAATGCAGATTTTCCGGATTAGGAAGAAGCTTGGGGCCATCGTAGCAAAAAATCTTCAGCCTTATGGATTAACGTCGCCACAGTTTTTCATATTATTAATATTGAAAAAAGAGGGGGCCATTAAGTCGACCCAGCTGGCTGACTTCTTAACGGTAAAGCCAAGTGCGATTACCGTATTTGTAGATAAGTTGGTCGAAATGGATTATGTGAAACGACAGCCTTCCGAAAAGGATCGCAGGGTCATAAACCTTGAATTGAAAGAGGCAGGGCAAGAAATTTTGGGGAGAGTCCTTGCTGAGCATAACCAATTGATGGGCAAGAACTTCAATTCATTCTCAGAAGAAGAGCTGCAGGATCTCTTGCAGAAATTGGATACGATTGAAAGGGCGGCTGATCAAAACCTTTTGGATGATTGA
- a CDS encoding FUSC family protein, producing the protein MKFGARILKTGIAIVLALYISELLNLPAPVLSGIAAIFAIQPTIYRSYQTVLEQIQGNIIGALVAVSFVLLFGNDIFIIGLAVMVVITINLKLKMDKTIVLSIVTAIAIMENQEGDFLNFAFIRLSSVLLGIVSSFIVNLVFIPPKYEAKLYTRITDVTEDILKWIRISTRHATEHTLLKKDISRLKAELLDLEHIYSMYKEEREYFKKNSIAKARKLVVYRQMIITTKKAFETLKRVHKFENEVYQMPEDFQRSILQQIDSLIRKHEQLILLHIEKIKSIEEIEDWNQDCLSRKELLAHFFEQQNQVDEMHDDLGHLSARLVPLISAVIEYDEQLEHLEKLIVSFQSFHKEDNEISVQYEED; encoded by the coding sequence ATGAAGTTTGGTGCCCGCATTCTCAAAACAGGAATAGCAATTGTTTTAGCGCTTTATATATCGGAACTGCTTAACCTTCCTGCTCCTGTCCTTTCTGGGATTGCTGCAATTTTTGCAATACAGCCGACCATTTACCGTTCATACCAAACGGTGCTGGAGCAAATTCAAGGAAATATCATTGGAGCGTTGGTTGCTGTCTCCTTCGTTTTGTTGTTCGGAAATGATATTTTTATTATCGGTCTTGCCGTGATGGTTGTCATAACCATCAATCTAAAATTAAAAATGGATAAAACGATAGTCCTTTCCATCGTGACAGCAATTGCCATCATGGAAAACCAGGAAGGGGATTTCCTGAATTTTGCCTTTATACGTCTCTCATCAGTTTTGCTTGGAATCGTTTCGTCTTTTATCGTGAATCTGGTTTTCATTCCTCCAAAATATGAAGCTAAACTTTATACACGCATCACAGATGTAACGGAAGACATCTTAAAATGGATCAGAATCAGCACAAGACATGCTACAGAACACACTTTACTGAAAAAAGACATCAGCCGACTAAAGGCCGAGTTACTCGATCTGGAACATATCTATTCCATGTACAAAGAGGAACGGGAATATTTCAAGAAGAACAGTATAGCCAAAGCAAGAAAGCTTGTCGTTTATCGGCAGATGATCATTACAACAAAAAAAGCGTTTGAAACCTTGAAGAGAGTCCATAAATTCGAGAATGAAGTATATCAAATGCCTGAAGATTTCCAACGGAGTATCCTACAACAGATTGATTCCTTGATTCGAAAGCATGAACAACTGATATTGCTGCATATCGAAAAAATTAAATCCATCGAGGAGATTGAAGATTGGAACCAGGATTGTTTAAGTCGTAAAGAGCTGCTCGCCCATTTTTTCGAACAGCAGAATCAAGTGGACGAAATGCATGATGATCTAGGCCACCTATCTGCCCGCCTTGTTCCATTGATTTCTGCAGTCATTGAATATGACGAACAATTGGAACATCTTGAAAAGCTGATTGTCAGCTTCCAGTCCTTCCATAAAGAAGATAACGAAATATCTGTCCAGTATGAAGAGGATTAA
- a CDS encoding glutamate synthase-related protein produces the protein MTQKWTPATFKEFYREEHDACGIVSCIEKKKIPTNENIFACIDALVKMNHRCGFINGEGDGAGIHIDIPRALWKKKLEAVNIDSSIVDKDSFIVGHLFLSKKTDANDLKIEVKEKLLQHGLSLIFETDKAYRSEALGPIAIQEDPVFWQFACSSAIENNQELSNVLFELTSDIEKSDFIHVASLSQHHAVYKVMGAGDTLPSYYLDLADPLAASTMTLGHNRFSTNTLSSFFRVQPFSVLGHNGEINTIAKLRDEAKMIGVPIAKDGSDSQDLNKTIETFICRHGYSLFEAVDLMFPPIINEIKEYPDHLQDLYTYLREAWGHFAQGPAGIISRFGDEAVFSVDSLGLRPLWNIETESSYMFTSEPGIIPSSEYTGNPKPMGPGEKVGLKWNGDSIELYTYKDYQDKVFELFNNRFVLSNDRVRLQPQVFEKVVSMTNAQAIHNGQYKAFGWEREHVQLVEQMAEKGAEPIRSLGHDAPLAALNPQRTNIADFIKESVAVVTNPAIDRDRETEHFSTRTIIGKRPSLFEANKAGKVTELLTPLLIEGLMGYECSSIVSQPSYDQFIKYYQDQKLVHFISSTFKEDESITDALTRITDESVNAVDEGKTLIVLDDALAHQNGNFWLDPHLVTSSVDQALVRTGKRRNCSILLRSASLRSLHDIIVSYGLGANLISPYYMFLSLSSDDLKGVTNLYNSLTKGLEKVISTIGIHELRGYGRLFSSIGLHEEIAKYLNVANFFGSNDLDYNFDKIKADAIQRAEDYGNEKERMGKTFHLFPRIWKSIGEVASTGDYDAYREKITEQEESNPTTIRHLTSLKPSDASIPSEEVSLSVGEQELPFVIASMSFGSQNEVAFRAYAEAAERLGMISMNGEGGEIKDMLGKYPKSRGQQIASGRFGVNAELLNSSNLLEIKIGQGAKPGEGGHLPGSKVTAKIAEARNATIGSDLISPSNNHDIYSIEDLAQMIHELKTANDKAKVAVKVPVVPNIGTIAVGVAKAGADIITLSGFDGGTGAARIHALAHVGLPVEIGVKAAHNALLESGIRQTVEIWADGGLKSSMDVLKLMLLGANRVGFGTLSMIAVGCTTCRGCHLDTCHVGIATQIESEAQAKEHGLRRFVPRKFDLAVQGLTNMFSAFAKELQSLTGSLGVKNLQDIVGRSDLLQQVKGQQSLDLTYLLKKLDITPFSHKETEAYLNEGSMQVAVGAEYLDSHVDDLQQSRNYSSITSEQRVLGSRVSCHRVRGRLDGSYKKLPPVHLSYQDGSIPGNGLGAYNTEGISISVNGGAQDGIGKTSIGGNIAIFKSPGKDGKFYNGSVGKGFGYGAQHGLLIAQGDADARAGIRLSGADMIIGGLLKQPLPEKETGNIAVTSNIKGFAFEYMTNGRGLVLGDPGPWICAGMTGGVVYLRQQPESGLTKEIIKKRVAKGAKISIEPLSAKGLQDVAELLGKYTDLLKDHGQTEEAASLEALLQNPGEHFLQVVPVKEQADPAVSTE, from the coding sequence ATGACCCAAAAATGGACACCTGCTACATTCAAAGAATTTTACAGGGAAGAACATGATGCTTGCGGAATCGTTTCCTGTATCGAAAAAAAGAAGATCCCTACTAACGAAAACATCTTTGCCTGTATCGACGCCCTGGTTAAAATGAACCATCGCTGCGGCTTCATCAATGGTGAGGGCGATGGCGCCGGCATCCATATCGATATTCCCCGGGCTCTTTGGAAAAAGAAGCTTGAAGCTGTAAATATCGATTCAAGCATCGTCGATAAAGATTCCTTCATAGTCGGTCACTTATTTTTAAGCAAAAAAACGGATGCGAACGACTTAAAAATCGAAGTCAAGGAGAAACTGCTTCAGCATGGTCTCTCCTTGATATTCGAAACGGATAAAGCTTACCGTTCTGAGGCATTGGGACCGATTGCCATTCAAGAAGACCCAGTGTTCTGGCAATTTGCCTGTTCCTCCGCCATCGAAAACAACCAGGAGCTTTCAAATGTTCTTTTTGAGCTGACTTCCGACATCGAAAAAAGTGATTTTATCCATGTTGCATCGCTAAGCCAGCATCATGCGGTCTACAAAGTGATGGGTGCGGGGGATACGCTTCCTTCCTATTATCTTGATCTTGCGGACCCTTTAGCTGCCTCCACCATGACACTGGGGCATAATCGTTTTTCAACCAATACACTATCAAGCTTCTTCCGGGTTCAGCCTTTCAGTGTACTTGGCCATAATGGCGAAATCAATACGATTGCCAAATTGCGTGATGAAGCGAAAATGATCGGTGTTCCAATCGCTAAAGACGGAAGCGACTCACAGGATTTAAACAAGACGATCGAAACTTTCATCTGCCGTCATGGCTACTCTTTATTTGAAGCTGTCGACCTTATGTTTCCCCCAATCATTAATGAAATCAAGGAATACCCCGATCACTTACAAGACTTATATACGTATTTACGGGAGGCATGGGGTCATTTTGCACAAGGTCCAGCCGGAATCATCTCCCGTTTCGGCGATGAAGCCGTGTTCTCTGTCGATTCTTTAGGCCTGCGCCCATTATGGAATATTGAAACGGAATCATCCTATATGTTCACTTCCGAACCAGGAATCATCCCTTCCAGTGAATATACCGGAAATCCGAAACCGATGGGCCCTGGGGAAAAAGTGGGTTTGAAATGGAACGGCGACAGTATTGAACTGTACACATACAAGGATTACCAGGATAAAGTATTTGAACTCTTCAATAATCGTTTCGTTCTTTCCAATGACCGGGTCCGCCTGCAGCCGCAAGTCTTTGAAAAGGTTGTCTCCATGACAAACGCGCAAGCCATTCATAATGGACAGTATAAAGCCTTTGGATGGGAAAGGGAGCATGTTCAATTAGTGGAACAGATGGCCGAAAAAGGGGCCGAACCCATTCGTTCACTTGGTCACGATGCGCCACTGGCAGCACTTAATCCCCAACGGACCAACATTGCGGATTTCATTAAGGAAAGCGTGGCCGTTGTAACAAACCCAGCAATCGACCGGGACCGGGAAACCGAGCACTTCTCAACACGAACCATCATCGGAAAACGACCTTCCCTATTCGAAGCAAATAAGGCCGGAAAGGTTACAGAGCTGCTGACTCCCTTATTGATTGAAGGATTAATGGGTTATGAGTGCTCATCTATCGTATCGCAGCCAAGCTATGACCAGTTCATTAAGTATTACCAAGATCAAAAACTCGTGCATTTCATTTCAAGCACGTTCAAAGAGGATGAAAGCATCACGGATGCTTTGACGAGGATTACTGATGAAAGTGTCAATGCAGTGGATGAAGGAAAGACGCTTATCGTATTGGATGATGCACTTGCACATCAAAACGGCAACTTTTGGCTTGATCCACACCTTGTCACTTCTTCCGTCGATCAAGCATTGGTCCGAACTGGCAAGCGGAGGAATTGTTCCATCCTGTTACGTTCCGCATCGTTAAGGTCACTGCATGATATCATCGTTTCTTATGGTCTTGGGGCCAACTTAATCAGCCCTTATTATATGTTCCTTTCCTTATCTTCAGATGACCTTAAGGGGGTTACCAATCTTTATAACTCCTTGACGAAAGGTCTTGAAAAAGTTATCTCAACCATCGGCATTCATGAACTGCGAGGCTACGGAAGACTTTTCTCAAGCATCGGTTTACATGAGGAAATCGCGAAATATTTAAATGTGGCTAACTTCTTCGGCTCCAATGATCTGGACTACAATTTTGATAAAATCAAGGCCGACGCCATCCAGCGTGCGGAAGATTACGGAAATGAAAAAGAACGGATGGGAAAAACCTTCCACTTATTCCCAAGGATTTGGAAGTCAATCGGGGAAGTTGCTTCTACTGGGGACTATGACGCTTATCGCGAAAAGATCACCGAACAGGAAGAGTCCAATCCTACGACGATCCGCCATTTGACATCATTAAAACCTTCAGATGCTTCCATACCTTCTGAAGAAGTCAGCCTTTCTGTCGGAGAACAGGAATTGCCGTTCGTCATTGCCTCCATGTCCTTTGGATCACAAAATGAGGTTGCTTTCCGGGCATATGCAGAAGCTGCCGAGCGATTAGGCATGATCAGCATGAATGGCGAGGGCGGGGAAATCAAGGATATGCTGGGCAAGTACCCGAAATCCCGCGGACAGCAAATCGCTTCCGGCCGTTTCGGTGTCAATGCAGAACTCTTGAACTCTTCAAATCTATTGGAAATTAAAATTGGGCAAGGGGCAAAACCTGGTGAAGGCGGTCACCTTCCCGGGTCCAAGGTCACAGCGAAAATCGCGGAAGCCCGGAATGCAACAATCGGTTCCGACTTGATCTCCCCTTCCAATAACCATGATATATACTCAATTGAAGATTTGGCCCAAATGATCCATGAGTTAAAAACGGCAAACGACAAAGCAAAAGTTGCCGTCAAAGTACCGGTCGTTCCAAACATTGGTACGATTGCGGTCGGCGTCGCCAAAGCAGGGGCCGATATCATTACGCTTTCTGGTTTTGATGGCGGAACAGGCGCCGCCAGGATTCATGCACTCGCACATGTCGGTCTACCCGTTGAGATTGGTGTAAAAGCTGCCCATAACGCACTGCTTGAGTCAGGCATTCGTCAGACCGTTGAAATTTGGGCTGATGGCGGGTTAAAAAGCTCGATGGATGTATTGAAATTAATGCTGCTTGGGGCAAACCGCGTAGGGTTTGGGACCCTTTCGATGATCGCCGTCGGCTGTACAACGTGCCGCGGATGTCACCTTGATACCTGCCATGTGGGCATCGCCACTCAAATCGAATCGGAAGCACAAGCTAAAGAACATGGGCTGCGGCGTTTTGTTCCACGAAAATTTGATTTAGCCGTTCAAGGTTTAACGAATATGTTCAGTGCATTTGCCAAAGAACTCCAATCGTTGACTGGATCCCTTGGGGTGAAGAACCTGCAGGATATCGTCGGACGTTCTGATTTGCTTCAGCAAGTTAAGGGTCAACAATCACTGGATTTAACCTATTTATTAAAAAAATTGGATATAACACCATTCTCACATAAAGAAACCGAGGCATATTTGAATGAAGGCTCCATGCAGGTTGCCGTTGGCGCTGAATATCTGGATTCTCATGTAGATGATCTGCAGCAATCTCGCAACTATAGCTCGATCACTTCCGAACAGCGCGTACTCGGCAGCAGGGTGTCCTGTCACCGCGTCAGGGGAAGACTTGACGGATCATACAAAAAACTTCCTCCCGTTCACCTATCCTACCAGGATGGTTCCATCCCAGGTAATGGACTTGGGGCATACAATACGGAGGGGATTTCAATCAGCGTGAATGGCGGCGCCCAGGATGGAATTGGCAAAACATCAATTGGCGGTAATATTGCCATCTTTAAATCTCCCGGAAAAGATGGGAAGTTCTACAATGGCTCTGTCGGTAAGGGCTTTGGATACGGTGCACAGCACGGTCTCCTCATTGCCCAAGGTGATGCCGATGCCAGGGCGGGAATCCGGCTATCCGGAGCTGATATGATCATTGGAGGATTATTGAAACAACCACTTCCTGAAAAGGAAACCGGTAATATTGCGGTGACTTCCAATATTAAGGGATTCGCTTTTGAATATATGACAAATGGAAGAGGTTTGGTTCTAGGTGACCCAGGTCCATGGATTTGCGCAGGAATGACTGGCGGTGTCGTTTATTTACGGCAACAGCCTGAATCTGGATTAACCAAGGAGATCATTAAGAAGCGGGTTGCAAAAGGGGCAAAGATTTCGATTGAGCCCCTATCTGCTAAAGGCCTGCAGGACGTGGCCGAACTTCTCGGCAAATACACGGACCTCTTGAAAGATCATGGCCAAACGGAAGAAGCAGCCTCCTTAGAGGCCCTGCTTCAAAACCCTGGAGAGCACTTCCTTCAAGTCGTACCAGTTAAAGAACAAGCAGATCCCGCTGTATCCACGGAGTGA
- a CDS encoding glutamate-1-semialdehyde 2,1-aminomutase, with product MDFSNSKLLHKEALEHIVGGVNSPSRSYKAVGGGSPVAMDHAKGAYFWDVDGNKYIDYLAAYGPIITGHAHPHITEAIVKAAETGVLYGTPTKHEVKFAKMLKEAIPSMDKVRFTNSGTESVMSTIRVARAYTGRDKIIKFAGCYHGHSDLVLVAAGSGPSTLGTPDSAGVPKSIAQEVITVPFNDIEPFKEALNKWGHEIAGVLVEPIVGNFGIVEPSPGFLEEVISLSHDAGALVIFDEVITAFRFMYGGAQDFLGIQPDLTALGKIIGGGLPIGAYGGKKEIMETVAPLGPAYQAGTMAGNPASMLSGIACLEVLKEEGLYDELDRLGKILEEGILIAARQYNVPITINRLKGALTIYFTTETIENYEQAENTDGEMFAKFFKLMLNQGINLAPSKYEAWFLTIAHTDDDIAYTLKAVEHAFKNLI from the coding sequence TTGGATTTTAGTAATTCGAAGCTTCTACATAAAGAGGCACTGGAACATATCGTTGGTGGGGTTAACAGCCCATCCCGTTCTTACAAAGCTGTAGGCGGCGGTTCACCAGTTGCCATGGATCATGCCAAAGGGGCTTATTTCTGGGATGTTGATGGCAATAAATATATCGATTATTTAGCTGCATATGGCCCGATCATCACTGGACATGCACATCCACATATTACGGAGGCAATCGTTAAAGCAGCAGAAACGGGCGTTTTATACGGTACACCGACAAAACATGAAGTCAAATTCGCCAAAATGTTGAAAGAGGCAATACCATCCATGGATAAAGTTCGCTTCACCAATTCAGGCACTGAGTCTGTCATGTCCACCATCCGTGTGGCCCGTGCTTACACTGGACGTGATAAGATCATCAAGTTTGCAGGCTGTTACCATGGACACTCCGACCTTGTTCTCGTCGCTGCAGGTTCCGGCCCGTCCACGCTAGGAACACCGGACTCTGCGGGCGTTCCAAAAAGCATCGCACAAGAAGTCATCACGGTACCTTTCAATGATATCGAGCCATTTAAGGAAGCACTGAATAAATGGGGACATGAAATTGCAGGCGTGCTGGTTGAACCGATCGTCGGCAACTTTGGAATCGTGGAACCGAGCCCTGGCTTTTTGGAAGAAGTCATTTCATTGTCACACGATGCAGGAGCACTGGTCATTTTCGACGAGGTCATAACAGCGTTCCGCTTCATGTACGGAGGGGCACAGGACTTCTTGGGAATTCAACCCGATTTGACCGCGCTTGGAAAAATAATCGGCGGCGGACTTCCGATTGGTGCCTATGGCGGTAAAAAAGAGATCATGGAAACTGTAGCCCCCCTAGGACCAGCCTATCAAGCAGGTACGATGGCAGGAAATCCGGCATCCATGCTTTCCGGGATAGCTTGTTTGGAAGTACTTAAAGAAGAGGGTCTGTACGACGAGCTTGACCGGTTGGGAAAAATTCTTGAAGAAGGTATCCTGATAGCAGCTCGCCAATATAATGTCCCTATCACCATCAATCGCCTTAAAGGGGCATTGACGATCTATTTCACGACAGAAACAATTGAAAACTATGAGCAGGCGGAAAATACTGATGGCGAAATGTTCGCTAAGTTTTTCAAACTCATGCTCAACCAGGGCATCAATTTGGCACCTTCAAAATACGAAGCCTGGTTCTTGACAATAGCTCACACGGATGATGATATCGCTTATACTCTAAAAGCGGTTGAACATGCATTCAAAAACCTAATATAA